The DNA region TTCTGGCCCACCATGAACCCGGTAATGTTCTGCAAAAAAACCAGGGGGATATTGCGCTGACAACACAGCTCGATGAAGTGCGCCCCCTTGAGTGCCGACTCCGAGAAAAGCACGCCGTTGTTCGCGACGATTCCGATTGGCATGCCGTGAAGATGTGCAAAGCCGGTGACCAAGGTCGAGCCGTAGCGGGCCTTGAACTCGTCGAACTCGCTGGCGTCTACGATCCTCGCGATTACTTCGCGAACGTCATACGGGACTCGTGTGTCCGACGGAATGATGCCCGCGAGTTCTTCGGAGTCGAGTAGTGGGTCTCTCGGTTCGCGACCCGTTCCGGTGTTTGGCTTGTTGCGATTGAGATGGGCGACCACCTCTCGGGCCAGCGATAACGCGTGGCGATCGTCTTGCGCGAGATAGTCGGCGACCCCAGAAGTCATGGTGTGAACATCTGCGCCGCCGAGTTCTTCGGCCGAGACCACCTCGCCGGTCGCCGCCTTGACAAGCGGCGGCCCCGCCAAGAAGATCGTCCCCTCCTCTTTTACGATGATGGTCTCATCGGCCATCGCGGGCACGTAGGCTCCACCCGCGGTACACGATCCCATCACCACCGCAATCTGCGCGATTCCGCGGGAAGACATCTGGGCCTGGTTGTAGAAGATGCGACCAAAGTGATCTCGGTCGGGGAATACCTCGGCCTGATTCGGCAAGTTCGCCCCGCCGGAATCGACGAGATAAATACACGGAAGGTGATTTTGTTGCGCGATCTCCTGCGCGCGAAGATGTTTCTTGACCGTGATGGGGTAGTAGGTGCCTCCTTTTACTGTTGCGTCGTTACAAACCACGACGCACTCGCGGTCCGCAACCCGCCCCACACCCGTGATGATTCCCGCCGAAGCAATATTCCCGCCGTACAGGTCGTGAGCCGCCAGTTGGGAGAGCTCCAAAAACGGAGAGCCCGGATCGAGGAGTTGTCGGATGCGCTCGCGGGGGAGCAGTTTTCCGCGAGAGAGGTGGCGTGCCACCGCGGCCTCGCCTCCGCCTTCGAGAGTGCGATCAACTTCGCTTCGCAATCCGGCGACAAGTCCCTCCATCCACGCCGCGTTCTCTGCAAACGTCGCCGAACCTCTATCGACCTTGTTACCGATCACAGCCATTCGATCTCTCCATGATGAAACTCGGAACGCGCAATCCTGCACTCTACCTGGGGAATCGTCGCACAAGTCGTCCTTCGATCACTCTTCGTCCTCATCCTCACCGGAAGCATCGGAATCGCGATCGGACCCGGAAAGTCCCAAGATGCTGCCCGCGAACCAGAACCCCAGGATCCACGCGCCCATCGACACCCAGATCTCCCTGTCATCACGTGACTCTTCGGCGAGCCAGTATCCAAATGCGAGGGTCAGAACTCCCGGGAGCAGAACTAAAAATCGAGGCTTCATTTCGCTTCTCCAAGTCTCCGGGTAACTTCCCTCAATTCCACTAGCACCGGAAGAGGGGAATCGCCTCTAGTTTCATCTCGACCCCGCTCACCGTCGGATTCTGAAGAGAGACAAAAACGTGCGCACAGCGAAACCTTGGGGATTTATCCCGGAGCCCACGGTCCGGGCCTCCCTGGTCAACGGCTTTCAAGTCTTCATCGACGACGCCGTCCCGCTGCTGGTCCTAGGATTCGTTGTAGTCATCGTAGGCGCAGTCTGTCGGTCTCTGTTCTTTATTGTCGAATACGGCCAGTTCTACTCACTCGCCCTGCTTCTAACCATCGCCGCTCCGCTCGAAATGGGTATGTCATTTGTCTGTTTGCGGGCTGTTCGCAGCGGTCGCATCAACATCGAACACATGATGGCGATCTTCGGCCGATATTCGCAATTGTTCCTCGCCAACGCGTTAATGCTGATGATTCTCCCCGGTATGTTCGCGCTGCTGGTGGTACCCGGGTTCGCCTTTTATTGCGCCACGAAGTTCGTGCCCTTCCTTTTGCTCGAAGATGAACTCACCGGTGCGCGGGCAATTGTCGAGAGCATCCGGCTGAGTCGCAGCTGTTTCTGGCAGTTGGCCGGAATCTGCGCCGTGGGAACGCTCGCAACGCTGGTTGGTGGATTTTCCATCCTGGGTCTGGTGCCGGCACTCGTCTGGTGGAACCTCTCGGTTGCATCGCTCTATCACGCTTCGGTGCGACCTCCGGCCGGCTGGGAACTCGAAGACGCAGAGGACAGCGAGATGCTGCGAGCCCAGCAGGAATAGCTTCCCGCCGGTCTGCGCAGTCGAGATGTATTGCGTACTCGAGATGAGTCCAGAGCTGGCTCGAACGAAATTTTCATCACCCACAAAGCCCCAGTGAAACTGTGACCGTTGCAGCTTCAGTTGCACACCCGCGAGGGTGCAGCCGGAGTTGAGTTCTTCAACCCTGCTGCAAAAGGCATTTCGACAGTCTAAATTGAAGAACCCAGACCGGAGTCGGGGCTTTTATTGGCTCGACTCAATGGTTTCCCGGGCTTCTACCCCGGTTCCCCGTCAACACGGAGACGTCGTGCACACGGTCACCACGTTCGACATGCACCAGATGCTGCGGGATTTGGACGGCGACCGTTCCCGACTCGCCTCGTTGGCAAACTCGGTCGTCGGCGAGGTTCCGCACCATATCCGGACCATGCGCACGAATCTCAGCGCGGGGCGACTCGACGGTCTCGAGTTCTCGGCCCGATACATGGGAATGTTGTTTGACAGCCTGCTCGCCCAGGACGCGTCGGATGCGGCAAGAGACCTCGAGAGCGCTGCGCGCCGGCGTCACGACAGCGAATCCAAATTCGCCTTTGCAACCCTCGAGAACGAGATCGACGTCCTGTTGAGTTTGCTGGCCGAACTCCGCTAAGAGCGTTGCTGAAGCGTTCGTAGGTTACTTTTTCTTTTCCGGCTTGGGTGCGAACCCGATGCTCTCCACCTCTACGACGCCGTCTTCTAAGGCGGCGTCAACTTTGCTCTGATGACCATTACAGCGAACGGCCGCCAATACGTCGGCTTCTACTGCAGCGAGTCGTTCGAGCGTCACGGCGTTTCCGACCAGGGTGAGGTTTTCGACTTCGCGGCCCAGTGAGACTTCGTTGTCGGCCTTGCACTTGTTGATTGCGGCGAGCGCCGCCACGGCGAGCGCAAAGCTCTGGGGATCGCGAGGGCTCGCCACGGACTCGAAGTCCGTCGCTGCGGGCCACGCTGCCCGATGGATCGAGGCCTCACCCGTCTCTTCGGCAAAGGTCCACGACCAAATCTCTTCCGTGATGTACGGCATCACCGGAGCGAGCAGGCGCAGCAACACGTTGAAACCCAGGCGAAGTGCGGCAACCGCCGAACCGCTCTCGGCGACTCGATCGCCCTGCACTCCGTCTTCGAACCAACGCGCCCGCGGTTTGGCGAGTTCAAGATAGGTATCTGTGAAATGAGTCCAGAAGAAACTCTCGGTCTCCTGCAGGCCATGAGCAAAATTCCAATCTTCGTACTGACCCGTCACCCGCTCGACCAACTGCGCGAGTTCGACCACGAAGGCCCGATCGAGTTCGCACGAGATGGGATGGACTTCACCGGTCTGCGACAGGACAAACTTGCCCGCGTTGTAGAGCTTGGTGACCAGTCGCTTGCCGATCTTCCAGACCTTCTCGTCGAAGGCGGTATCGACACCGAGCCGAGCACTCGCCGCCCAATAACGGCCCGCGTCGGTGGTGTATTTTTCGAGCAACGGAATCGGGGTCATGATGTTCCCGACACTCTTGCTCATCTTCTTGCGGTCGGGATCGAGGATCCAACCCGAGATCATCACGTGTTCCCAGGGCAGGACGTCTTCGTGGAGCATTCCCTTGGCAATTGTATAGAAGGCCCAGGTGCGAATGATTTCGTGGGCCTGGGGGCGAACGTCCGCCGGAAACAGCTTGGCGTGACGCTCTTCGTCGAGGCCCCAGTGGGAGCTGATCTGGGGAGTGAGTGAGCTAGTGAACCAGGTGTCGAAGATATCGGCTTCACCGACAAAGCCCCCGGGTTGGTCGCGCTGGGATTCTTCGTATCCAGGAGCGGTGTCGATCATCGGATCGACTGGCAGGCTCGCGCGCTCGGCCACGATCGGTTCTTCGTAGTTCGGCTCGCCGTTCTCGTCCAGGGGATACCAGACGGGAATCGACACCCCGAAATAGCGCTGGCGGCTCAGGCACCAGTCCTGATTGAGATTTTCGGTCCAATCGCGATAGCGGTTTTCCATGTGGGGCGGGTGCCATTTGATCGCAGCGCCATTTCTGAGCATCGCCTCTTTCTTGTCGACCAGACGCGCAAACCACTGCCGGGTCGAAAGGTATTCGAGCGGACGATCGCCCTTCTCATAGAACTTCACAGGATGTTGAATCGCTTCGGGCTCGCTGGTGAGCGGCGCACCGTTGCCCGTCGCGCTACCCGCTGGATCGCGCAACAACTCGACGATTCTTTTCTGGGCTTGCTTGACGTTCTTGCCCGCAATTTCGCCGTAGTACTGATTGGCCGCTTCGGGATCGAGGCTCTCAAATTCGGGGGTGCCGAAGGTCACGGGTTCGAGTCGCCCGCTCATCGAAACGATCTGGCGCAGGGACAGGCTCTTTTCCCGCCACCACACGACATCCGTCGCATCGCCGAAGGTGCACACCATCAAAATGCCGGTTCCCTTTTCAGGATCGGCCAATTCACTCGCAAAGATTGGCACCGGAGCGCGGAACAGAGGCGTGACCGCACGCTTGCCAAAGAGATCTTTGTAGCGATCGTCGTCGGGGTGGGCCGTAACTCCGACGCATGCGGGAAGCAGTTCGGGGCGGGTCGTCGCGATCGTAAAGCTCGCTTCGCTTCCCTCGACGCCAAATTCCAGCTGGTGGTAGGCACCTGCGAGATCCCGATCCACCACCTCTGCCTGGGCAACCGCGCACTGGAAGTCGACATCCCACATCGTGGGGGCTTTGTCGGTATAGACTTCGTTCTTCGCGTAGAGATCGAGGAATGAGAACTGCGCAATCTCGCGACAGTGGTCGTCGATCGTCTGGTATTCCTGCCTCCAATCCACCGACAGCGCGAGGCGGCGCCACAGCGCGCGGTAGTACTCTTCGTCTTCGTTGATCAGGCCGTAACAGGTTTCGATGAAGTTGCGGCGCGAGATCAGGCGCGCGGGTTTCTTCCGCTGCTTGGCGTTCGCCTCTTCGAGTTTCAGACCCTCTTCATAGGGCGACTTTGGATCGCAGCGAACATGGTAATAGTTCTGTACGCGCCGCTCGGTGGGCAGACCATTGTCGTCCCATCCCATCGGGTAAAAGACGTTCATGCCCGTCATGCGCTTGTAGCGCGCAATCACATCGGTGTGGGTATAGGAAAAAACGTGACCCACGTGCAGAGAACCGGACGCAGTCGGGGGCGGGGTATCGATGACGAAAGTTTCGTTGCGCGGACGATCTGGGTCCCAGTGATAGACCCCGCGTTCTTCCCATTCTGCGATCCAGCGCTTTTCAACGTCTTCGGATTCGAAGTGCTTGCTGAGCTTGGCTGGATCGATCGAGCGCACTCGCCTGGGCCGGCTGTTTTCACTATCGCGATCATCGAGGTGGTTGGCCATCTGCTTCTCGTCGTGAATCCCGTGTTCGAGCCCTTTGCGCAATGGACACCACCGCCCTGAGCGAAAGGTTGCTCAATATAGAACACGCCCCGATGACTGCCTCCCAATGGGATAAATCGCTAGACGCTTCCCCTGCATTCACCCCTCTCCGAGCCGGCGCGACCATCCGATGGATTCGCATGTTCTGGAAGCGTGAAACACCCAAACCCGCGACCCGACCCCAGCTGCGCATGAGTTCAGATGGCTCTTCGCCAGTCTCGGCGGAGGCGAGTCTCGACGCCTTGGCGGAGTTTCTGCGCAGCTTCGGCAAAGGGGCCTTCGACCTCGAAACCAAGAGCGCCGTACAGGTGCAGGAACGCTGCGAGGCCTGGGCGCGCCATCTTCTGGTCGGGGTAGAGCCTCCAGACTATCCGGCCGAAGCCGACGATTGGGAACCCGGGGCCGACGCTCCCAGAGACCTGCAGGGTCTGCGGCGCTTCATGGCCGATACCCGGCAGGAAGAACACAGCTTCATCGGTCGAAGATTGAGCAACATGCTCGAGGCGATCTGGACTTTCATCGCGGGCATGCGTCAAGCCCTGGTCTTCGAACAGCAGACCGACGAACAGGTTGCCCACAGGCTGCGGCGACTGGAGAGCGCCGCCCGGGGAAACTCGACGGAACAGCTGAAGCGGGAAGCCCTCGAAACGGTCAGCATGCTGCGCCAGTGCATGCAGGACCGTGGAGCGCACCAGCAGGCCCTGGTCGAGAACCTCGGCACCAGACTCGAGACGCTGCGAAGCGAACTCACCGTCGTGCGCGAACAGGCGGCCTGCGACGGTTTGACGGGGCTCTACAATCGGGCCTCGTTGGACGAGCATCTCGAGCGAATCGTCGACCTGCGCAATCTGTTCGGGCGCGAGTCGACGCTTTTCATGATCGACATCGATCACTTCAAATGGGTAAACGACACCCACGGCCATCCGGCTGGAGACACGGTCCTGCGCGAGGTGGCGAACTGCCTGGCAAATTGCTTCTCGAGAACGGAAGATTTTGTCGCCCGCTACGGGGGCGAGGAGTTCGTGGTGGTCCTGCAGGAGGGCCGGGCAGGAGATCACCTCGACGCTCAGCGAGCGCTGCCTCCTGCGCCTGCGAGACCTCGTGTTCGATATTGGCGAGGAGAATCTGCGCATCTCGGCTTCCCTCGGGGTATCGGTCCTCCACATGCAAGAATCAGCGGCTGCTTGGCTCGAACGCGCAGACCAGGCCCTTTACGAGGCCAAGGAATCGGGGCGAGACCAGGTAGTCGTGCATGCAGACGATCGCGTTTGAAAGCCGCCCCCTCGCAGTCCATTGAGGAGTCTGCAGCTGGATTTTGTCAATCTCTTGCGGGGGTTCGAGTGGACGCCTATGGTCCCGCGGCTTCTCCGAGGGCTCGCCAGCCGAGACTCCCGGAACTGACAAGAGACTCCGAACAGCTTCGGATGTCCTCTATTGGATATTAGATAATCCCGCATCAGAGGTCTGAGACAGAAACCTGATTCGGAACAGCGGAGTGCCAGATGGCCAAGACATCTCAGATTTTCCGGGACAACAAGCGCAAGAAGTTGATCAAGAAGTATGCCGCGAGACGCGCTGAGCTTCGCGCCAAATTGAAGGACCCCAACGTTTCCGTCGAAGAGAAGCTCGAGGTTCAGGATCAATTTGCAAAGCTCCCGCGCAATTCTTGCCCGACCAGGCTCAATCGTCGCTGTGAGGTTACGGGGCGCTCGAAGTCCTTCTACCGAAAGTTCGGCATTTCTCGCATCGCGCTCCGCGAACTTGCCCTGCGCGGCCAACTCCCCGGCGTTCGCAAGTCCAGCTGGTAGACCGCCGGAATAGATCGGCGGCGGTAGCACCCATCACTTTTGCCGACCCCCTCGGCCAGGAAGAGAACAATGAAGTCCGAAATTCATCCCGACTATCACACCGTCATCTTTGTGGACTCTGCCACGGGTAACGAGTGGACGAGCCGCTCCACCATGACCTCCAAAGAAACGCGAGAAGTCGACGGCGAACAGATTCCCGTGGTCAAGCTCGAAATTTCTTCGGTTAGCCATCCCTTCTGGACTGGCACCATGCGCGAGCTGGACGCGGACGGAAAGATCGATCGCTTCCGCAGGCGGTACGGCGGCAAGAAGAAGAGCTGATTGGGGGCGCAGGAGCATTCCTGCGTCAGGTTTGAGCGTTAGCTCGTCGATCCCGCGCTAGTTCCGCAGCCGCTTCATCACGCGACGCTTCAGTCGCTGACCCTCGTCGGCGAGATCTTTTTCCGCCGTCTTGATCAAATACGAATCGAGTCCACCCTTCTTCTGCACCGTGCGCAGAGCCCGCACCGATACGTTCAGCGAGATATCGCAGCCGAGCAGCTCCGAAGTGAACTTGACCTTCTGAATGTTGGGATGGAAGGTGCGCCGAGTCCTGCGCTTGGAGTGGGAGACATTGTTCCCGAACTGAACTTTCTTTCCGGTAAGCGCGCACTGACCCATGATGGAATTCCCTTGCGGTCCTAAACGACCAGGGCTGAGTGACCTGGGCGGGGACGGTATCGGTCGAACGGCCGCGACCGCGGCCCTTGAACTCCCCGATTGGAACTCCCCGATATCAAAACAGAATTGCTGGAGAGCCCAATAGCGAGGGCAATGGATAGCGACTGGCCGGGATCTGGTCAACCGCCCGTCTCGAGCAGGTCCGAGAGGCAGGGCGAGGGCGCCCGGTGACCGTCACCACCGGGTGCCCAGCAGAACAACCACCGCCGCTAGTGGGATACCAGAATGGCCTCTTTCCGGACCGGCAGGATCCGCGATGCCATCTCGCTCTTGAGCTGGTCGAGTTCGCTGCGGGCCGCATCGCGCCGGGCCTGGTCGCGAAAGCCGCGCAGCTGGTCGCGCAGGTCACTGCCACCCATTTCGTAATCCAGCTCGCTCTCGGCGTCCATTCGCTCGATCTGTTCTCGCACGCCTTCGAGAGCTTCCATTTCGGCCTCGACCGAGAGTCCCTCCATGGCGGACTGCAGCCGGCGGCGGGCCTTCGCGTTGGCGAGGGTCGCGAGCATGCGGCCCTTCTCTCTCACCAGCGAGCGAATCTCTTCGCGGAAACGAACCAGATTGGCTTTGGATTCGTCAGCCTGGGTGCGCACGACGCCGAGTTCCTTTTCAGCGCGCTCGAGGTCTTCGAACAGGACCTGTTTGCGCGCGATCAGGGTCAGACACGCGTCCTCGTCACCGCGGGTGAGCGAGCGGCGGGTTTCGTCGTGCAACCGCGCAATTTCGGCCCGGCGCTCGCTGATCTCGGAGTTGAGCTTGCTTCGCATGTAGAGGATGCCCGCAACGGCATCCTTGAGTTCGCGGTACTGCTTCAGGCGCCCGCGAATGGCCTGTTCGTAGATTGCTTCGGGGCTCTCGAATTCGCGGTCGCGAACCCATACCGCAAACCAGCCCTGGATCAGACTTCGCAGTCGACTGAACATGCTCGAGGGTTTCGTTCCACTCATTGGTTGTCTCCTTTCGTTGATCGACTCTCGGGCGCGGGAGTTCGTTTTGCGGCTTGCTGTTCCGAGCGCAGATCGAGATCTCGGATTTTCTGTTGGAGGCTCTGCCGCACCATCCCGATATCTCGGGCGGTCTGGGACACGTTGCCGTCGTTCTTGCTGAGGGCACTCGCCAGAAACTCGCGCTCGAAATCGTCGATCATTTGCTTCTTGGCTTCCGCAAAGGTGGCGTCGTCTTTCAAGCTGCTCATCCCTGCGCTCGCGTCTCTGCGAACGGGACTCGCTCCGAGCTGCAGGTCGGCCTCATCAATTTCTTCACCACTCGAGAGCACCGAGGCCTGTTCCAGAACATTGCGCAGTTCGCGGACATTGCCGGGCCAGGAGTGTTCGAGCAGCCGAGACATCGCCAGAGGAGAAAGGGTCTTCTTGTCGCGATCCAGACGCTCGGCGACCTGGCGCAGAAAGCGATCGCATAGAGAGGGGAGATCTTCGCTGCGCTCTCGCAGCGGCGGAAGTTCGACCTGCACCACTTTGAGCCGGTAGTAGAGATCTTCTCGGAAGCGACCTTCTTTTACTTCTTCTTCGAGATTGCGATGGGTCGCTGCGACCACCCGAACGTCGACCTCGACGTTCTGGCTACCCCCGACACGTTCGAAGCTTCGTTCCTGGAGAACGCGCAACACTTTGGCTTGGGTCTCCGCTGCCATGTCCCCAATCTCGTCGAGAAAAATGGTGCCACCGTCGGCCAACTCGAAGCGCCCCTCGCGTTGCTTGTCCGCACCAGTGAATGCACCTTTTTCGTGACCGAAGAGTTCACTCTCGATGAGTTCCCGATTGATCGCGGCACAGTTGACCGCCACAAAGGGGCGATTGCGCCGCCCGCTCGTGTTGTGGATCGCCTGGGCGACGAGTTCCTTGCCCGTTCCGCTTTCGCCTCGAATCAAGACAGTGAGATCCGTCTCGGCCACCTTCTGGATCGTCTCATAGACACGCCGCATGCCGGAACTGGTGCCGATGAGGTTTTCGAAACCGAATTCGCGTTGAACGCGTTCGAGCAGCAGTCGGTGTTCGCGCTCGAGGCGATAGCGATCGAGGGCCCGGCGCACCACCACGCGGATTTCGTCGTTGTCGAACGGTTTGGGGATATAGTCCTCGGCCCCGGCCTTCATTGCATCGACAGCGATCTTTTCGGAACCGTGCGCCGTGATCATGACCACGGCAGTTTCAGCGCGCAGACCCTTGGCAAATTCGAGAACATCCATCCCACTGGCTCCGCGCCCCAGCGCCAGATCGGTCAGAACCAGATCGAATGGTTTGGCTTCGAGGGCCGCCATGGCAACTTCGCCATTTTCTGCCAACTCGACCTCATAGCCCTCGCGGTTCAGCAACCCATTGAGGGCGACGCGAATGGCGTGTTCGTCTTCGACGACCAGGATTCGGGGTTTCACGCGCGCCCTCCCAACGGATCGCCGTTGCCGCCGTCCATCTGTTTGGGAAAGACCAGCACGAACTCGGCGCCCTCACCCGGTTGGCCAGCGACCTCGATACTGCCCTGGTGTGCGTCGACGAGCTTCTTGGTGATCGCGAGACCCAGCCCCGTACCCCCGCTCTTGGAGGTGTAGAACGGTGCGAAGATCTGGTCCCGGG from Myxococcales bacterium includes:
- a CDS encoding diguanylate cyclase encodes the protein MFWKRETPKPATRPQLRMSSDGSSPVSAEASLDALAEFLRSFGKGAFDLETKSAVQVQERCEAWARHLLVGVEPPDYPAEADDWEPGADAPRDLQGLRRFMADTRQEEHSFIGRRLSNMLEAIWTFIAGMRQALVFEQQTDEQVAHRLRRLESAARGNSTEQLKREALETVSMLRQCMQDRGAHQQALVENLGTRLETLRSELTVVREQAACDGLTGLYNRASLDEHLERIVDLRNLFGRESTLFMIDIDHFKWVNDTHGHPAGDTVLREVANCLANCFSRTEDFVARYGGEEFVVVLQEGRAGDHLDAQRALPPAPARPRVRYWRGESAHLGFPRGIGPPHARISGCLARTRRPGPLRGQGIGARPGSRACRRSRLKAAPSQSIEESAAGFCQSLAGVRVDAYGPAASPRARQPRLPELTRDSEQLRMSSIGY
- the rpmB gene encoding 50S ribosomal protein L28, producing MMGQCALTGKKVQFGNNVSHSKRRTRRTFHPNIQKVKFTSELLGCDISLNVSVRALRTVQKKGGLDSYLIKTAEKDLADEGQRLKRRVMKRLRN
- the rpsN gene encoding 30S ribosomal protein S14, producing MAKTSQIFRDNKRKKLIKKYAARRAELRAKLKDPNVSVEEKLEVQDQFAKLPRNSCPTRLNRRCEVTGRSKSFYRKFGISRIALRELALRGQLPGVRKSSW
- a CDS encoding methylcrotonoyl-CoA carboxylase encodes the protein MAVIGNKVDRGSATFAENAAWMEGLVAGLRSEVDRTLEGGGEAAVARHLSRGKLLPRERIRQLLDPGSPFLELSQLAAHDLYGGNIASAGIITGVGRVADRECVVVCNDATVKGGTYYPITVKKHLRAQEIAQQNHLPCIYLVDSGGANLPNQAEVFPDRDHFGRIFYNQAQMSSRGIAQIAVVMGSCTAGGAYVPAMADETIIVKEEGTIFLAGPPLVKAATGEVVSAEELGGADVHTMTSGVADYLAQDDRHALSLAREVVAHLNRNKPNTGTGREPRDPLLDSEELAGIIPSDTRVPYDVREVIARIVDASEFDEFKARYGSTLVTGFAHLHGMPIGIVANNGVLFSESALKGAHFIELCCQRNIPLVFLQNITGFMVGQKYEAGGIAKDGAKMVMAVACANVPKFTVVIGGSFGAGNYAMCGRSYSPRFLWTWPNARISVMGGEQAANVLATIKRDGLEKRGEAWSDEEQEAFMAPIREQYEVEGHPYYATARIWDDGIIAPNETRRVLALGLSSAMNAPEVKTRFGIFRM
- a CDS encoding type B 50S ribosomal protein L31 gives rise to the protein MKSEIHPDYHTVIFVDSATGNEWTSRSTMTSKETREVDGEQIPVVKLEISSVSHPFWTGTMRELDADGKIDRFRRRYGGKKKS
- a CDS encoding PspA/IM30 family protein; translation: MSGTKPSSMFSRLRSLIQGWFAVWVRDREFESPEAIYEQAIRGRLKQYRELKDAVAGILYMRSKLNSEISERRAEIARLHDETRRSLTRGDEDACLTLIARKQVLFEDLERAEKELGVVRTQADESKANLVRFREEIRSLVREKGRMLATLANAKARRRLQSAMEGLSVEAEMEALEGVREQIERMDAESELDYEMGGSDLRDQLRGFRDQARRDAARSELDQLKSEMASRILPVRKEAILVSH
- the valS gene encoding valine--tRNA ligase: MANHLDDRDSENSRPRRVRSIDPAKLSKHFESEDVEKRWIAEWEERGVYHWDPDRPRNETFVIDTPPPTASGSLHVGHVFSYTHTDVIARYKRMTGMNVFYPMGWDDNGLPTERRVQNYYHVRCDPKSPYEEGLKLEEANAKQRKKPARLISRRNFIETCYGLINEDEEYYRALWRRLALSVDWRQEYQTIDDHCREIAQFSFLDLYAKNEVYTDKAPTMWDVDFQCAVAQAEVVDRDLAGAYHQLEFGVEGSEASFTIATTRPELLPACVGVTAHPDDDRYKDLFGKRAVTPLFRAPVPIFASELADPEKGTGILMVCTFGDATDVVWWREKSLSLRQIVSMSGRLEPVTFGTPEFESLDPEAANQYYGEIAGKNVKQAQKRIVELLRDPAGSATGNGAPLTSEPEAIQHPVKFYEKGDRPLEYLSTRQWFARLVDKKEAMLRNGAAIKWHPPHMENRYRDWTENLNQDWCLSRQRYFGVSIPVWYPLDENGEPNYEEPIVAERASLPVDPMIDTAPGYEESQRDQPGGFVGEADIFDTWFTSSLTPQISSHWGLDEERHAKLFPADVRPQAHEIIRTWAFYTIAKGMLHEDVLPWEHVMISGWILDPDRKKMSKSVGNIMTPIPLLEKYTTDAGRYWAASARLGVDTAFDEKVWKIGKRLVTKLYNAGKFVLSQTGEVHPISCELDRAFVVELAQLVERVTGQYEDWNFAHGLQETESFFWTHFTDTYLELAKPRARWFEDGVQGDRVAESGSAVAALRLGFNVLLRLLAPVMPYITEEIWSWTFAEETGEASIHRAAWPAATDFESVASPRDPQSFALAVAALAAINKCKADNEVSLGREVENLTLVGNAVTLERLAAVEADVLAAVRCNGHQSKVDAALEDGVVEVESIGFAPKPEKKK
- a CDS encoding sigma-54-dependent Fis family transcriptional regulator, giving the protein MKPRILVVEDEHAIRVALNGLLNREGYEVELAENGEVAMAALEAKPFDLVLTDLALGRGASGMDVLEFAKGLRAETAVVMITAHGSEKIAVDAMKAGAEDYIPKPFDNDEIRVVVRRALDRYRLEREHRLLLERVQREFGFENLIGTSSGMRRVYETIQKVAETDLTVLIRGESGTGKELVAQAIHNTSGRRNRPFVAVNCAAINRELIESELFGHEKGAFTGADKQREGRFELADGGTIFLDEIGDMAAETQAKVLRVLQERSFERVGGSQNVEVDVRVVAATHRNLEEEVKEGRFREDLYYRLKVVQVELPPLRERSEDLPSLCDRFLRQVAERLDRDKKTLSPLAMSRLLEHSWPGNVRELRNVLEQASVLSSGEEIDEADLQLGASPVRRDASAGMSSLKDDATFAEAKKQMIDDFEREFLASALSKNDGNVSQTARDIGMVRQSLQQKIRDLDLRSEQQAAKRTPAPESRSTKGDNQ